A genomic stretch from Setaria italica strain Yugu1 chromosome VII, Setaria_italica_v2.0, whole genome shotgun sequence includes:
- the LOC101772781 gene encoding uncharacterized protein LOC101772781 — protein sequence MASEPPPGSTGEATRTPPAPSAAAAPRVSYVQQCVVLVDWWLERVEGEEGKIRVAGIASTAQMRKGASSSTGNRNVAGRVFRSAAIGRRHDQHAIETEDGYKIQIGRLLNVPRTRDNGFPEKVCKCFEFGFPIQWLKLVNPKMEQQNEQAQSESTADAPRHSVKYWMEEFLSDDLTNLKKYASEENDSYSSAGYTSNTDGPAIQSLSNLPDGNAGNMAASGGLYGGRTNMPGKPLARPRETSCSGQESDQHESMQIDTSEQGLDNHSISSVSVNQNTGSFCPNSKVDDSILATSKIMSVEKESYRRRVGSSKADEDADIQHENMQSCSNEHEIVTLPIDSAIVNENPNSTSSDLEKPGTPKCGKASMNLGSTDALELPTERMTPQFGAVQGSEDSPVRRLRSGKVFGMPSGGLMKSGHKKRKIQHEASSQNMIPNEGDTSTADLTSHENDSSAAGGVTKDKQESHDSHRGISAKKAKKKRESSKLFWNWC from the exons ATGGCGTCCGAGCCCCCGCCGGGATCCACCGGCGAAGCGACACGGaccccgccggcgccctccgccgcggccgccccccGCGTCTCCTACGTGCAGCAATGC GTCGTGCTCGTCGACTGGTGGCTGGAGAGGGTGGAGGGCGAGGAGGGGAAGATCCGCGTCGCCGGGATCGCCTCCACCGCGCAGATGAG GAAAGGAGCATCATCCTCAACGGGAAACAGGAACGTAGCAGGCCGAGTGTTCAGATCTGCCGCCATCGGGAGGCGCCATGACCAACACGCGATAGAGACTGAGGACGGTTACAAAATACAGATTGGCCGTCTCTTGAACGTTCCCCGAACACGTGACAATGGATTTCCTGAAAAG GTGTGCAAATGCTTCGAGTTTGGCTTTCCGATTCAGTGGCTTAAGCTTGTTAATCCAAAAATGGAGCAGCAGAATGAACAAGCACAATCAGAATCTACTGCTGATGCACCAAGGCATTCAGTTAAATATTGGATGGAGGAGTTCTTAAGCGATGATCTTACTAATCTAAAGAAATATGCTTCCGAAGAGAATGATTCCTACTCATCCGCAGGGTATACCAGCAATACAGATGGACCTGCTATCCAAAGCCTTTCAAACTTGCCTGATGGTAATGCAGGTAACATGGCTGCATCTGGGGGATTATATGGCGGCAGAACGAACATGCCTGGAAAACCATTGGCACGACCTAGAGAAACATCTTGTAGTGGTCAAGAAAGTGATCAGCATGAAAGTATGCAGATAGACACAAGCGAACAGGGGTTAGATAATCACTCCATCAGCTCTGTTTCAGTTAATCAAAATACAGGTTCCTTCTGCCCTAACTCAAAAGTAGATGACAGCATATTGGCGACATCCAAAATTATGTCAGTTGAGAAGGAAAGCTATAGGAGAAGAGTAGGTTCTAGTAAGGCTGACGAAGATGCAGATATTCAGCATGAGAATATGCAGAGCTGTTCAAATGAACATGAGATAGTTACACTTCCCATTGACTCTGCAATAGTTAATGAAAATCCAAACTCTACATCCTCTGACTTAGAAAAACCAGGAACTCCGAAATGTGGCAAAGCTTCAATGAATCTGGGGAGTACAGATGCATTGGAACTACCAACTGAAAGGATGACTCCACAGTTTGGAGCTGTTCAAGGTTCAGAAGACAGTCCAGTCAGGAGATTGCGAAGTGGCAAAGTCTTTGGAATGCCAAGTGGTGGGCTAATGAAGAGCGGCCACAAGAAGAGAAAGATCCAGCATGAAGCATCTAGTCAAAATATGATACCTAATGAAGGGGACACATCCACTGCTGATCTGACTTCTCACGAAAAT GATTCGTCAGCTGCTGGGGGTGTCACTAAAGATAAGCAGGAATCACATGATTCACACA GAGGAATATCAGCGAAGAAGGCGAAGAAAAAGAGGGAGTCCAGCAAACTCTTCTGGAACTGGTGCTGA
- the LOC101765884 gene encoding metal transporter Nramp4 isoform X2, translating to MLDLVFLFPWLTLTLAMTDLQAGSSHRYELLWVLFFGFIFVLIIQSLAAKLGIITGKHLAELCMREYPKYVKYGLWLLIEVGVIAATVPGVLGTALAYKILLHIPFWAGVLICGASTFLILALQSCGVRKMEFIGVIFILIMAACFFVEVNSANPPMGEVIQGLFIPRLRGAYATSDAIALFSALIVPHNLFLHSSLVLSRKIPSSPKGVKDTSTFFLIENAFALFLVLLVNVAIVSITGTICADSQMVDDNCSGLTLNSTSVLLKNIFGKSSSKIYGLALLASGQSCTVATSYSGQYIMQGFSGMRKFIIYIIAPCFTIIPSLIICSIGGAAHVRQLIYISAIILAFVLPFALVPLLKFSSSCAMIGPYKNSTCIVRVAWILSMVIMGVNIYFFCTSFLSWLVHSELPRIANAVISTLVFPFMAAYIAALIYLVFKKVSVPVPFPSMPVSSETEVADARRQDDKVDDITVH from the exons ACTGATTTGCAGGCTGGATCAAGTCACAGATACGAG tTGTTATGGGTTCTCTTCTTTGGGTTCATTTTTGTATTGATCATACAATCATTGGCAGCAAAATTGGGCATCATTACAG GAAAGCATCTTGCTGAGCTGTGTATGCGTGAATACCCAAAGTATGTGAAGTATGGCCTTTGGTTGCTCATTGAGGTTGGTGTGATTGCTGCCACAGTACCAGGAG TGTTAGGAACTGCTTTGGCATACAAGATATTGCTCCACATCCCTTTTTGGGCTGGTGTTCTAATATGTGGAGCAAGCACTTTCCTAATCCTAGCTTTACAGAGTTGTGGG GTTCGGAAAATGGAGTTCATAGGAGTTATTTTTATTCTCATCATGGCCGCTTGCTTCTTTGTTGAAGTGAACAGTGCCAATCCTCCTATGGGTGAGGTAATTCAGGGCTTGTTCATCCCAAGATTGAGAGGGGCTTACGCTACATCAGACGCAATTGCACTATTTAGTGCCCTCATTGTACC ACATAATCTTTTCCTACATTCATCATTGGTGCTATCAAGAAAAATACCATCTTCTCCTAAAGGAGTCAAG GACACATCTACATTCTTCTTGATTGAGAATGCATTTGCTTTGTTCCTTGTGCTACTTGTAAATGTAGCCATTGTGTCAATCACGGGGACTATATGTGCTGATAGTCAGATGGTTGACGACAACTGTAGCGGTCTTACATTGAATTCCACATCTGTATTACTAAAG AATATCTTTGGGAAATCAAGTTCAAAAATCTATGGCTTGGCGTTATTAGCTTCAGGTCAAAGTTGCACAGTGGCTACCAGCTATTCTGGACAATACATTATGCAG GGTTTCTCCGGGATGAGGAAATTCATCATTTACATCATTGCTCCCTGTTTCACCATCATACCTAGTTTGATAATTTGCAGTATTGGTGGTGCCGCTCATGTTCGACAACTTATCTACATATCTGCA ATCATATTAGCTTTTGTGCTGCCATTTGCCCTGGTTCCTCTCCTCAAATTCAGTAGCAGTTGTGCAATGATAGGACCATACAAGAACTCGACTTGT ATTGTCCGAGTCGCATGGATCCTCTCCATGGTAATTATGGGAGTTAATATTTATTTCTTTTGCACAAGCTTCCTCAGTTGGCTTGTGCATAGTGAACTTCCAAGGATAGCGAACGCAGTAATTAGCACCCTTGTCTTCCCTTTCATGGCGGCATATATCGCAGCTCTAATCTACTTGGTTTTCAAAAAAGTTAGTGTTCCTGTCCCATTCCCTTCCATGCCAGTTTCCAGTGAGACTGAAGTAGCAGACGCACGGAGGCAAGATGACAAGGTTGATGATATCACTGTACATTGA